tttttcttaaaatattttgtccaatgTATAATTTAAATTCTTCTTTGGTTTTACAAACTTGTTTCCAGGGGTTCCTGCTTTATTGCAGGTCCTGTATCGCTGGGCATAATACCATTGGTATCGGTATCAATCGCAGCAACTggtattgaaatggaatttctgATTGATGAAACCCTATCGCTAACTATAAAAATAACCTCTTCTTCAGAGTTGGCTGACGCCCGCTCGTTGATAATAAAGACTCCACTTCCTTGGGAGCCCGTAATAATCGCCTTTGGTGAGCCTTTGGTTTTCTGTGGATCCTTAACAATCATACATTTTTCAGCCATCATCGAAgggcgtggtgttaatatagcgCCTCTCGGATATGAGGATATAGCATCAGTTGCGGATCTGGATCGTACATTTTTCTTAACCATAAATGACCTATTATTGCAGACATTGTTCTTACTATCACGTCGACGGATGCTGGCAATATATTGTGAAGGTTCCATTCCGGTAATTTCATATTGGCGTTGCCTTCGCGAGGACTTTGTCATGTATGATGACCTTGTTATGGAATATTGAGCAATGGGCTTGCGTTTACAGAATATTCGCAACAATTCATGACGAAACCGTTTATGGGATATCGTGTACAAGAAAGGATTGAGGCATGATGCCGTTTTACAAAATAATGCTGGTATCATGGCACGCGTGGGTGTCAAACAGCCATCTTTATTGAATATCCCACAAACGGCTACAACGGAATAGGGTGTCCAAGCCAAAAACCAAAGCAATATGACTAGCAATACAATGAGGGCCAGGCGCATttcagttttttgtttgtttttgttgctcTGAATATTTTCACGTGTAGCAATCACAACTTTCAGGATATGGAAGTAGCAATAGCAAATTATGTTCAGTGGGACAAACCATGCAGCTATAAAGAAGGAGAACATAAAGATACGCGCATTCATTGATCTGTCCAAATAGTCAAAGGAACATGTGGTAAAATAACCCTCCGGAACATATCGGGAGAGGCCAATCTCTGCCAATGGCATGGAAGAGAAAAACAATGCATATAGCCACACGAATGCGATCCAAAATGAATAGTAGTGGGTACTGTAATTGATGCGATTGGGATTTAGTGGATTCACCACAACATTGTAGCGGTCCATCGCAATAATGGTTAGCATTCCAATGGATGCTGTACCACTGAATCCTCCAATGAAGCCATATATTCGGCAACCTGCAAAAGGAAAATTATGTGCATTAGTAATTTCAGCAAGTGATGGTCTCAAAAaagcatatacggccgaaagttcagcaaggcctaatcttatgtagaaacttctactaacgactgacatccacaatcgaattacttgggttatggtaatacttaccgatggcaatgtttcttaaaacttcttaacgtcgtcttctaaattgtaagttagcccatacgtggtttatattagacaaaacaagtaagatCAGAGTTAAGTTCGGTCCGGCCGaagcttaaatacccaccaccatggaaacGCAGAGAAATTCCAATAACATTGACTTTttatgttataccctccaccataggatggggggtatattaactttgtcattccgttgtaacacatcgaaatattgctctaagaccccataaagtatatacgtatattctgggtcgtggtaaaattttgagtcaatctaagcatgtccgtccgtccgtctgtttaaatcacgctaccttccgaacgaaacaagttatcgacttgaaacttggcataagcagttgttattgatgtaggtcggatggtattgcacatgggccatatggggccacttttacgtatagaccccttATAAATCGACCATTAGATATGGGttgcggagtctcttggaagagcaaaatccattcgatccggttgaaatttggtacgtggtgttagtaaatggtctttaacaaccatgcaaaaattggtcgatatcggtctataattatatatagcccccaaataaaccgatccacagatttaacctccggagcctcttggaggtgcaaaattcattcgatccggttgaaacttagtacctgctgttagtatatgcacgcaaaaaaataattctttcctcccaaacgaaattttagacaaacaaagttcgtttctcatttgcttttcgctgtaaggaagtgtatttggaagaaaagtatatactttttgtgttaaacgtttattcttttccaggatgtaaaaacaaattcataaagacaaaaaaacattgttttcttgctaattgcattttccctcacatctttctcacatccacgaggttttttagttcttaacaccttttcctgtaatcccgtgtaaaaattggtggatctgaccagatattattagatctgccgccatatctgattagatacGGTAGTATATCTAGGCAGATATggtcagatccgaaaaatggtaatatctgatcagatctaattctaaaggagttagatctgaccagatctcaaattttgcccacatctaattatatctaatctgatataattagatgttaatatatataattatatataattttatctacaaaTTGTAACACTTCCCCGTTACATATAATATTACCCTATTTAATAAAACGAATTATATAATATACTATATTAATAATGGTAAAACTGTATTATTTAAATTACTATTGAGATCGtacattttatgtatgttaaATAACTTAAGttttagaattcattaaaaacaaaaaacaaaaaaacaaacaatagtgGTCTATTTACTACTTTTGTCGTTTGATCTCGCCAAGACGTTGGGACATATCCCTCTCGACGTTTTTTTTCGATTGTGGCTCCCAATTCCGCTCTTTCGCAACCCGGAATCAAAAATCTAAAGACAGAAAAAGATTTATcagttaatttgaaatttatagatttGGTATAAGGGTATACTTACCAACAATAGCTTCTCTGGCCCTGTAATTTAGGGCAAAAACGGGTTCTAACTGTCTCTCCAAACCCTGTGCCCTTGGGGGTTGTCCACGCCTTCCAGCAACTTGAATACGCCTTCCAGCAACTTGCGAGCCACATGCGAAGCCTTGCGGGACGTCCCCAATGCCATGTTGTGAATGATGGCACGACAATATATGCTATTCCCAAAACATATCATctgtaaagaaacaaaaataaaattacttaattattCATGGTTATGTTGAAATCATTTTATTCATTATTCcacaaaacatttatatttctatcaaatCTTATCAACCTATGGATGGGAAGCATCCAGAGCAttgcaaaatatataattttgtctaaattcattgtttcaaaaaaagtaaaagtaggTCCAACAAAACACTTTTGACAACTATTAGATTTGCTCTTGATACTTaccttttcatcaaaattgctgCCAAGAAACTCTCCTCATCATCACTACATTGGACGGATTGCTCTACCGTAATTTCTGGTAAAGCCTGGCTTTGTTTTACAGCTTCTAGTTGATCCTCCGTCTCTCTTATGTTCTTTTGCAGAAACTCAATTTCATTTTCCTGAAAGAAaaaccatttatttttatatttatatatagataatAACAAAACACAAAACTTACCTCGTCACTGGACGTAGTTATGAGAAGatattagatttttatatgaaataaaaatatcaaactcgcattatcaaatatttgatatatatatttttttcaaatttaataacacaggcgttgctaatggtgatagttatggggtgacatttttgaaaacaaaaagacagttgtgtctgaaagttaagcattttatgaagacactttaaaatgatatttaaaagGGTTTCTTGAAACTGTCGCAACATATAAAGATTGTTTGGTTATGTTCACCACTTGTTTTGATGTGCGACCAAACATACGTGCTTGTAACCAAGTATATCACGTTAATATTCTCGTaacaaacacattatttttaaacacaaacatatacaaatagttttttatccgtgttacagaactggttcatgatttaatgcgatatatatataattagatatggtgctatatatagtatatataattagatatgatgtcatatatgaagatatacaattagatcttaccagatatgactgatataaatagatataacaacatatataataagatcttgaatcagatctaatcatatataacactatacataacatatctccgtagatctatttatatctacaaccatatctgagcagatataattatatatactttgatattattagacatgattagatctctcaatttttacacgggataccaacaatgtagaagaaattatacgattttataaatttttaaaatttttttacctttcgcctggacggagaatcgaaccgcggaccatgcactttgtaagccaacacactaaccactgagctatgtacctgttatggtcatcaatagataaatatccatataagttatatttatatagcatagcttgcggcgcccacgaaccgaataaacaaagtttatttaacagaaacaaacatttaatttggcaccgtggagcagtggttactacgtcagacttgcatgccaagggtcgtgggttcgatccctgcttcgaccaaagtttattttttttttttacatatattccagatatgttcggaagattccgaaaaaatgttcaacattacattgtagtatattaaattttgaactgtaaaatgtgtcttattaaagacctaaagtcagaaaagaacagtgtttgatataaacgaaatggactgtgttgttgtttccaaaataactttttttattgaaaaaataaaaattttgtaacaaacgaatttttttggtgaaaaaagtttaaaattttcgaagcaattcaaaaaactctcacaaaagaaaaacgttttcggtgcacgttttccaaacgtttttttctttgcgtgtggtttctaacaaacatgcaaaaattggcccatatcggtccataattatatatagcccccatataaaccgatgcccagatttgaccttcggaacctcttggaggagcaaaattcatcccattcggttgaactttggtacattgcgctagtatatggccactaagagccatgcaacaattggtctatatcggtctatagttatatatagccgattgtcaattacacaaaaattggtccatatcgccaaaaacaatctaccaaaattttatttctatagaaaattttgtcaaaattttatttcttaagaaaattttgtcaatatattacttctatagaaaattttgtcaaaattttatttctatagaaaattttg
This is a stretch of genomic DNA from Haematobia irritans isolate KBUSLIRL chromosome 4, ASM5000362v1, whole genome shotgun sequence. It encodes these proteins:
- the Rh7 gene encoding G protein-coupled receptor family protein rhodopsin 7, whose protein sequence is MTLESVAMSSSNQPNNGVDIKTTALYSYRRKTRRRSRSLENNAVEMTEKTCTQVRPFRLNGIDIRVVLTVMLFSLTAVDGIYTMLNTTSAIITDLPEDMYEGQNYTSSQLLCIPNNVTGCTKYVNSSKNGLIELNESLYPALKAFRGNYDYNLIARVNPFWLQFEPPSDRYYYVMATLYMVIFCIGTSGNGLVIYMFLRCKTLRTSPYLLVLNLAISDFIIVFKCPLAAFNNYMRGPILGDWGCRIYGFIGGFSGTASIGMLTIIAMDRYNVVVNPLNPNRINYSTHYYSFWIAFVWLYALFFSSMPLAEIGLSRYVPEGYFTTCSFDYLDRSMNARIFMFSFFIAAWFVPLNIICYCYFHILKVVIATRENIQSNKNKQKTEMRLALIVLLVILLWFLAWTPYSVVAVCGIFNKDGCLTPTRAMIPALFCKTASCLNPFLYTISHKRFRHELLRIFCKRKPIAQYSITRSSYMTKSSRRQRQYEITGMEPSQYIASIRRRDSKNNVCNNRSFMVKKNVRSRSATDAISSYPRGAILTPRPSMMAEKCMIVKDPQKTKGSPKAIITGSQGSGVFIINERASANSEEEVIFIVSDRVSSIRNSISIPVAAIDTDTNGIMPSDTGPAIKQEPLETSL